GTGTTGGctcttgactcttctctctctgtttctgtccgtctatttgtctgtctcttctctgtctccctcttctttcccactaGCCTGGGACCTCCTCATTCAAGGTCATAAATAACGTCTCCATCTTTTGTATCTCCACCAGGTCCTGGAAAGGGCCCTAAATTGATGGTATTGCTTGAACAAAGAATTTCCCCAGCTGTAGGGTGGAAAGGGACTTTATAtcattgaatgtcagagctgaaaaggcccttagaacagagaatgtcagagctggggagggggaggtccttagaatatagaatgtcagagcttggagggtcctttgaacacagaatgttagagttgggagggtccttagaacatagagtgtcagagctaggagggcccttagaaagCAGAATATCTAAGTTGGAAGGGAACCTAGaacctagaatatcagagctataAGAGAACTTATAGCATAGAGAATATCAGACATGGAGAAGAATTTAGAATCTAGAACACCAAAGtaagaaaaagacagaacatgAACATAGGTCAGGCACTTAGAGCTTTGAATTCCAAAGCTGCAAGAAAGAAGAGAGTGCGtgagtggaaagagaaaagacaaacgAGTGTGTTCTAGATCCCTAAACAAGACAAATCATTGAGCCAACCTGTTCTGTTCccctaaggaaaataaaatggatgagaCTTTTGCTTGAGATTCCTACaaaaaactgaatgaatgaatgaaaaccaaggggtgggggatggggaggtctGTGTGAAGCAGAGTGCCTCAGAGGGCTCCCTCCTCTATGCCCACCATGACAGAAAGAGCATCTCCAAGGGGGTGAAAAGGCTTCGAAGATGCTTAGAAAAGCCATGGATTTTAAAACAGCAAACCTGGGTTTTGAATTCTCACTCTGATATTTACTATTTGTTGGGCAAGCCACATACCctacctgggtctcagttttcctctctgtaaagtgaggaagttAGATTGGATGATCTGGAGGGTCCTTTCCAAGTCTAAATCCCATAACCCTAGAATGATCAGTAAAGCAGCCTTCTGGGGTTTCCAATGTCCATAGCACCCTTTTGGAAATAATCCTGGAACAGCATCAGTTTGGGGATCTGAGCACCATTACCCATCCTTCTGGGATGAGCTCAGCCCAAGCATGTTCCTGTCTTATTGTAGTGGTTAGTAGAGTGTCATAGACCAGATTCTAGTCCCGCCTTTTCCACTGActccatgtgtgaccttggccaagtcaattCCCTTCTTTGgcgctcagtttcctcacatgtcaatgaggaggttggatgagatgatctctaagtgtCCTTCCTATGCTAACTTTtttgttctaagatccctcttagctctgacactctgttctaaggttcttccaagctctaacattctgtgttctaaagcccattccaactctaacattcatCATTCTAGGGTCCCTCCTGGTGCTGATTGACAGTCACTACTTTACCATAGTTACTTCATTCAGACCCTGATTTAGACAGAAGCCCTAGAAAGCCCCATGCTGATCTTGGAGGGTGTTCcaggaaggggtggagggtgGTCCTCTCCAAACTTACCAAAAGTGATCAATGCAGCCAGGCCAAGCAGCACCAGCTTCATCTTTGGGATTGATCTGAAGGGAGCTCCAGCTccagcttctcctcctccttgttgGAAGTCAGGCCCCCAGTTGAAGGCTGTGGAATTTGGATCTGTCTGGGACGCAAGACTGAATTTATAGTCTAGGTGAAAAGAATATTCTGGTGAAGTAAATGTGACCTTTCACACCAGTCTAAATGGGACTGGATGGTGCTTAGAGCTAGGAGACTCCAAGCTCCGGTCATCTCTAAGATAAAAGGAAAGCTCCTTTGTCTGGCATTTACATCTTGCTCCAGGCTGCCTTtgcacatttctcattttcccattttacatttcatattaGGTCCCTTCGAGTTGTTGACTATATACAACATTGCACttcctacctccatgcctttgcctgTGCTGTTCCCCATTTCTGTAATTCACACTGCTTTTTCTTCTTGACTCCTTAGAATCCCTAGAATTTCTTAAAGTGTATTGCCTTCTACATGAGGTTTTATTGGTCCAGTTATGAGCTGCTTCCCACCCCATATTACCTTGTactattcacacatacacacacacacacacacacacacacatacattcacacgtacacactatatatgtaatttttaatttttaaaaatgtattttatttttaatttatagaatttccgtaacatagtacaataaaaagtgattgcacacaaaactgcaaatctactatgcacaactggccattcttttcaaatatacaacaaaattatcaggtaaatttctttttttctctgctccCCCCAAGAGAtggtgaatatatatacatatatgcatatacatatattttccaaTGAATATTCATTGAAATGAGCCCTGTGTTGAAATTCATAAATCCATGGATAAAatctgaaatgaatgaaaattcatCCAgattatgaatgaataaaaactaATAGGGAAAACAGATCTATGTGAAGCAGGCTGGATCTATGcatgcatagatacatacacacacacacacacacacatatatgttttttctaatttacttatttgtataaatgttgttcccttcccccccttcctctctatcctccacccccacccccagttttcctgactcctggtctagcCTTCTACCTACCATGCCATACTAGAAAACTGGGGTTTTTGTAGGCCCAAAGATCGGTGCCTGAGGAACCTGAGatgtctttatatttgtatcctcagtgcctagcacagtgcctggcatacagtaggtgctaactaaatgtttgttgattggttgattaattgattggtccTCTGAGGGGAAAAAGGGTAAGAGAGCCCCTGCCACCATTCCTGGTTGACCAGACTATggcaggatcatagaatttaatgtgcaaagagtcagaggaccttggttaaAATCTTGACTTTGCCACTTATTATCATTGTGATCAAGGACCAGTTACCTgccttctctaggcttcagtgaGGTTCTGGAAAGGAGGCTGGAGGGAACAGAACTGGGTAATCAAAGTGAGATCTTCAGAGGTCACCTTGTCCCGGAACTGGGCCCTGCTGGTAGAGAATGGAATGCCGGGGGCCAGAAATTCTAGGCAGCTCAGTGCTCTTCAAGAGAAGGACAGCAGGGTATGTAGTGGGGCCTGACAAGCTGCAAAAAGCCTCTGTCCTCTGAATCAGGCCCTGCCTTTGTCAAATACAACATTATCTATCTCATATTGCTGGGGAAAGTTAAACAGGAAGGGGGAGATCAGGCCCTCTCCACTCCCAAGTTCCTTATTCTGGGGTTGGagtaaaaggaggaaggggaagacacTAGATTAATGCAGGGCTCAGCAATGATAGGCCTTAAACCTCACAGGCTTGTAGAATTTAGAGCTAAGGTACCTAGCTCTTGATcgtagcccaaccctctcatcctacagggagggaaactgagacccagacaggaGAAATTATACGTTCAATCAAGGTCCCATAGAAAGTACATAgcagaacttgggttcaaatatctTCTGATTCCCAACCCAAAGCTCTTTTGGCTACACTGACTATGCTGCTTTCAAAGAGGATCTACATTCACTGAAACTCCTGAGGTTATACAATACCCCAAAGAGGTCTCTCTTCACATGTAAAGTACTAATAATGAAAGTCTCATTGAGGGGCTTCAAACAAAGACAGTGTGAGTGCATATCAGAAATGATAGTAATATAGTGTAAATAAAAACCACCATATTGGGAGTCAGAGAATGTGGGTTCTAGCTTCTCCCAACTATTACCTGTGAGACCCTGGCCAATCAATTAAGTTCCCTGGGACTCAGGTtctttctttctaactctaaatcaaaAGCTCCTTCCTACTCTGAGACTCTACGAAGTAAAAGATCAAAATATTTGAAGGGATATTCAGTGTCCATGGATGGGGCAGTTTAACATAGTAAAAATGACCATACTCTGGATTTATTTACAGAGTTAATTGTAATCAGCAAAGTAGCACTTTGTTTCTAATATTTACTTTCCCCCTTCCTGCTGCCCCCTTATCCAtcctttaaaacaaatatttttttgacatgaaaaaaaattagttcaatAAGTGTAATCACCATATCAATTCTGTATCCATAGGCCTCACCTCGGCACAGAagagatactttttttttctcaatgagtATAATATGGAAAACCAAATGGTTTATAAAATCAGGGCATACTTTTAGGGAGAGCAAGGggacaagcatttaataaatgcttactatgtcctaggcactatgctaagcaatttacaaatactatctcattgagttctcacaacaaccctgggagataagttccactattatccttattttacagttgaggaaaccaaggcagacagaggttaagtggcttgtccagagtcacacagctggaaagtgtctgaggctggatttgaactctggtcttcctgaaacTCTTGggtcatccactgtaccacctagccaacAGTGAACTCACCTCCTAAATCCGAAAACATTGTAAAGAAGTTGTCCTCAGAACTATATGGccctggacaaaaaaaaaaaaatggcaaagcaGATTCCCAGGGAATGGCCCTCAACTTCCCAGAAATGTTCAAGCCAGGGGCCTAGATGGCAGTACAGAATGAACTGCTATGGGCTGGGAAGGGACCACTCTTTTTTTCTCACTTGGCTGCCATTCAAACCGTGGGCTCCGCTGGGAGCTTCTGCCAGTGCCCATCCTGGAATACCCTGATACCAAGTGTGGTGGCCTAGCCCCAGGAtgtctggggggagggagggtccCTGGGAACTTCTTGGAGGCCTTCTTCTGATCCAAGGCTGAAAAATTATCTCATAGGGTGGCAAGGTGCCCCTATTTAGGCAATCGCCATGGGCTCTGGACAGGGAAATGACCTGCTTCTCCTCCAGGGCTTTTGCTCAGTCTGAAGTTAGCCTGAGGGCCATATAGGAAATCCTATAATCTATATTCAGTGAGCTGATTACAAAGCCTCAACAGGCATTCCAGAAAGGCCTAACTCCATGCACTAGTGATAAAGAGACAAAGCAAAAACCAGCTTTTTTCCCTCAAGGAccacacattctaatggggaagagatATGTCTAAGGGTAAGTACATTCTAGATACATGCAGGATAACTGGAAAATAACTTTAGAGGGGAAGGATCTTGAAACTGGGGCAACTGGGAAAAGTTTTTCAGCaggagctgagttttgaagaaagtcAAGGAAACAAGAcaactaggtagctcagtggatagaacactgggcttggagtcagtaagacacgagttcgaatccagcctcagacacttactagatgtggcaccctggacaagtcacttactcctattggcctcagtttccttgtctgtaaaatgagctggagaaggaaatggtaaatgactaaataaaataaattttaaaaatggtatctttgccaaggaaaccccaaatggggtcacaaagagtccaataCAAGTGAAAAAACAAttgaaaagcaacaacaaaatgagaACATGAGAGGCAGAAGTCTAGGAAAGTAACTTCGTGGCtatatgaatagagagaaagaggagtgAGAGTAAGAAGCATTCTTTGACTTTCTTTCCTTGTCCCAAGAACTTTGCTAAgacctagggatacaaatacaaaaataaagacagttctTGGCctgaaggagtttataatctagggGAAGACAGTTCCCATAAAGGAATGGTGGGCACTTTGATCTAGAAAATGATGGGAATGTAGAATGGAACTACAAGGCAGTAGATTGACATGCCCCATCCAGGAACCATGGTAAAGCTGGTTCATGCCTCCAGAACTGGATGACGTGGTGGAATATGCTGTAGATGAAGCAGGCAGGAGAGGAGAGCATAGTGAAAGATTGTCAGAGATTTCTTGAAATGGTCTTCCTGGGGAGTCAATCAGGACAGTGGAGCCTTGGAGTGGACCATCTCCAAGAGATAATCTCAGGATGTTGGATAGGGTGAATCAGAGGCTGGGGAGGAGGTGTCCCGACAGGAGGGAGTGATGGGGGAGATGTCATGCACGTAGGAAACACCAAgctttggcaactgattgtatataCGAGGTGagtggaaatgaaaaataaaggattACACTGAGGTTGTGATGGTGATGAGTTGGTGGGGGATGGTGAGGATCTTGTTGCTAGAGAGGAAATACGCTATGGTCAaaagagcactagccctggagtccctcaagaactgagttcaaatctcatctctaatACCGGAGACAAGTCACTGATCGCTGAATCACCCCATCTGTTACAAGGGGGATAAAAGCACCCATAGTAACTTAGCTATCATCCGGCACCAAAAGAGAATCTGCAAATCATCTTATGAATTCTTGAAGCCCTATTACCCTTCCTCTGCCCCCGTTTCCCAATCAGCTACCCCACTTCTGGAATTCCTTGGACCTCTCCAACATGTCTTTCTTCCTCAGGAAACTCATCATTGGGGAATACCATTATGTACACTTCACATTTCATCAGAACCCACTCCCCCTTCTCGGACCCTCTGACTAGAGGGCTCATTCTTAAGAAGCGAggaagaggcaggagggaggaagagaatttgaaactcaaaattttaaaaatgaatgttaaattttaaaaaacgtaattgggaaatatttaatgaaataaataaaaatatttaaaaagatgaaagttcccccaccccactccatttcccaccagctacattgattttggacttctttggaacTCTCCAACGTGCCTTCCTTCCTTAGGAAACTCAtctcctctgcccctccccctttccagcttcctttcatTCATTGCCTTTCCCATTTAGATTGAAAGCtcattgaggtcagggactgcttttttttgttttgttttgttttgtttgtggggGAAGGTTTTttggtatgtgtatgtgcatgtatatttgcATCTCCATTAttcttagtatagtgcttggcacacagtaggcacttaataaatgtttattgactattgaccaGCTATCATTATTACAAGGTGTCTTGTAGGGTTGGGAGGAATCAAGACCCTGTGGAGGATAGTGAGAGCACCTTAACTGTGGGAAAGTTGCCTTGCCTGGTTTCCCAAGGCGGGCATGAAAAGCATGTCTGTTTGCCCCCTCACCATTATCCACAGCTAGGAAGCAGAAGGGAGAGGTTGCTCCTAGATCTCAGGAGCAAGGAACCACAGGCTTCCATGTAAGATGTGACTATGAGTGATCACACACTTATTCTAAGGAGGCTGATAGTGTTCATAATAGATCTAATAGATCATGGCTCATAGAAAGTCAGTACTGGAAGAACCTTAGAGAAtggcacagaatgtcagagctgggagggccttagaacacagaaagtcagagttggaagagcccttagaatagagaatgtcagagctagaagggaccttagaacatacaatatcagagttgaaagggttcttagaacacagaatgtcagagctaggaaaaGCCTTGGaagacagaatgtcagagctttcTAGCTCTTATAGGATACCCAGAGTTCCATGAAGTCTAAAGAATTTACTGCAGAGACTTCAGTCTATTTTGAAGAGTGACTTCTCAGAACCAGTGTATAggttctggtttttgttttgctttttgttgttgttttttttttctttacagactTCACAGCAGAGTTAGAACCCCATCCTGGGTATTTTTCCCACCAGGGATCCAAGAGGGCCTCGTTCTAGCATTCTGGGTTCTCGTCTTGACAGAGGGCCTTCCGAAAGAAACGGTAGCGCTTCCTGTAGCTGTCCAGGTTTCGCTGCAGGCAGAGGACAAACTCCTTGTCACACCAGCAAATCTGCTTTTTACATTGGCTCCCCTCACCTGATAGGAAGCCAAAGACAAGGGAAACTTGGGATAGGCTCTGTCTACATTCTACTATTCTTACCCTCCCCATCAGCCTAAACACCCACCAACAGCACCATAGTCCCCAGCACCAGAGAGATTGATGCTTTCTGTTCCTGGCTTTGGGACCTGCtgcttcaataaatgcttcttccattGGTTAGACTCTCACTGAGAACACCCTCCATGTACCAGAGAAAACACCTCGTGGGCTTCTAAAGTTAGGGATAGCCAGGAACATAATAGCCTGTCTTTTCAAGTGGTAAATTCCTCATTACTGGTGATAGTCAAGCAGAGTCAAATGTCTTGTATTTCTGCAGTCCCCCAAAATCAATGCTCCATTTTCATATTTTGGGGAaaagttgttgagttgtttcagtcatatttgactcttcattggcctcattttgggattttcttggcaaaaatccttctccatctcattttacagatgaagaaactgaggcaaacaagattaagtgacttgcccagggtgacacagctagtaagtgtctgaggccagatttgaactctagcctgggagctctatgcactatggtgacCTCTAGCAGCCCATTTGGGGAAACATCACCACTTAGGAATGGTGTAGCAAAGGCTCAGACTTTAGCCAGTGGATTGTATGACTCCACACAAGTCactcacttccctgggcctcaatttcctcatttgtaaaatgaggtcctACTCGACCATCTCTGTGGTcctttcaaactctaaatctatgtgctggctaggtggtgtggtgaatATActactgggcccggagtcaggaatacctggttcaaattccatctctaatACTTATTAGGTGGGTTATTATGGGCAAGTCGCTGACCTTTGAATTttagtctccccatctgtaacacCTGTAGTAACAACCATCTTccaggttcaaatgagatagtctGCAAAGTGCCTTATAATTCTTAAAGTACTAACAGTAGATACACCAGCTCTCATTATCACTGTGATCTTGGAGGTATCTTGGGTAGGCTTGGGAGGAGTCATGACCCACAGAGGATGGTGGGGGCACTTTGACCATGGGAAAATTGCCTAGCCTGGCTTTCCCAAAGTAGGCAGTTGAAGGGCATGTTTGCTCATCCTGTCCCCATCATCCCCAGCTAGGACGCAGAAGGGAAACGCTACTCTTAGAGCCCAGGAATGACATTAAATAACTTAAACAATGAGGCTTTAGACCTTTAAggcaccttagaggccatctagttcaaacctcCTCAGTTTTCATATAGGGCAAGTGAGGCCCACAGAAAGGAAGTAGTTTACTTGGTGTGACAGGGCCAAAATTCAAACACTTCTCAGGCCTGTTTCTTCCCCTGCCAAATGAGAAGCTTGGATTACATGACCCTCCaagtttcctttcagttctaaaacaTTTTAGTCTGTAACCACATAGTTAGTCAGGGTCCAGATGAAGGTTAGGTCTTTGATGTAGGGAGGACTTGGCCCAGAAACTCACAGCACTGGATGTCCCCGTCAGTATAGTTGTAGTTGTACCTGTCCACAAGGACGTCACATTTCTGCTGCTTTAGTCGTTGGTAGCAGCAGTCGTGAATCTTGCAGCACCTGGGCAGGGAGAGAGGATGGTCCATGAGACACGAAGCATAGCAACACTCAGACTGTTGGCTTCCTCGAGCTTTCCCTCAATTATCCTCTTGCCACTGCCCACTGAACtttgggagagagaagggacaCCTTAGCCAATTGATTCCCTAGCCCTCGTAACAGAACTGGCTTTAGTTTCCCCATGGGGGAAAGGAAATGCATGTACTTATATGAAACTAATGCTTTTGCCCTATGCTTTGATATCAGAGAATAAAAATATCAGAATTTTAAGAGACCTtgggacatagaatgtcagagctgggaaggtccTTAGAACATTGAATACTTGACTTGGAAAAGGCCCTACAAGAGAGAATGGCAGAGCCGTATAAAGGAGGTTAGGAAGGTAGGAAACAGTCCCTCAATCAACTCAGATTAGAGGCTGTGGCTACTGCAAATCAGCCTTTTGTCCTGAGATATTGTTGTTTATTAAGAGggccatgatatcaggaaggtgatgccatgacttgcaagtgaattggatttaagtgagggagggctgtgcaaagtcaccagcctcaccctctcctcaggagccatctgggtccagtggccagatacagatcaggatgccTAGAGATGGCTCGATCCCAAGATAGGAGCTCAGGAAGGGGGGTCCCATGTGGTACTCTCTTGTTTTGGGGCCTGGGCCATAGACCTTGTCCAGGTCACAAGGATCAGCCTAGTTAAGTGTGGAGAGGATCTTCACTAGTAGGAAGTCCAGAAGGTGATGaattcccattagactgtgaactccttgaaggcagagactgacttttgtctttctttgtatccccgtcTGCCTAGCAcggggcctggcacataataggtgcttaataaatgctgactgactgaattctttggccatacAAACCCTGAATTAAAGTTAAATTGGTCTGCTTGAGGACTGTAGGAGTCCTAGGAACTATAGAAATTCTCCTCCTGTGACGACTCCAAGATGAAATGGGTGAGGTCTTCAGAAAGGGGGTAGTTACCAGTCAGTTGCATCTTGGGGTTGACCTTTGCCCCCTGGTCCGCAGTGGCATCCATAGTTCAGATAGCTGAAGACAGCACTTTTTCCTGTTGCCTGTTTAATCATTTTACTTAGTTGCATCAGGCTCCCCTGGCTTGGGGCCATACTTCCTGGAAGAGAAGTGTTATGAGAATCAATCATAGAGATGGAAAACATTTAACTTGGGGAAGAGAAGGGTGGGAGAGGGATGTGGCATGAAATATTTTCAAGGGTCATTATGAGGAAAAGGGACTATATGTGGGCTATTtgtccccagaggacagaactatgAGCAGTGAAACTTATAAAGAGAAAATGtaggcttgatgttaggaaaaacttcctaatggtTCCAGCTAGCCAAAATgagaatgagctgccttggaaAGTAGGCCTTCCCCTCCCTCGGGAGCTTTCCGCAAAAGCAGGATAACCATTTTTTGGAAATGGTACACATATGGGTGTattcctttttttattaatttttttcaatcaagaaatctatttttctctgCCTCTATGCACCccactgggaaaaagaaaagaaaaaaaatccttgcgaTATATAGTCATAGTGATGCAAAACAAATGACTGTATTGGCCATTTCTAAAAATGGTATCATAATAGCCAGTCCTCATATTGCACTTTAGGACATTACTTAGgtcatctcatttgctccttacaatcatcctattattatcttcatttataaatgaagaaactgaggcagacaaagcttaagtgagctgcccagggtcacacagctactgtgtcTGAGTTGGAGTTGAACTTGAATTTTACTCTTTCAAAGTCCATTATACTACTTAGCTATTTATATGTCTCCTTCTGCCTCTTGAGGCCATCAccactctttcaggaggtgggcagGATGCTGTGGTTCTCATTCAGATGGTACTAAATGCTACCAGATGACCATGGAGGTTTCCTAGTTCTGGTGTTCTAGGACTATATAAATgaccaaaatattaataatacttaAAATGAgctgctggggcagctagggggtgccatagtgcatagagtgttgggtctggaatggggaagattcatcttcctgagttcaaatctagcctcagagacttactagctgtgtgacccccaagcaagccacttcaccctgtttgcctcagtttccccatctgtaaaatgaactagagaaggaaatggcaaacccctccagtacctttgccaaggaaaccccaaatggagtcaactccaaatagggccatgaagagtcagacatgactggaaaacaactgaacaacagttgagagatagagaggcagtgtggggcaGTAGCTAAAGACCTGAACTTGAAgctaagaagatctgagttcaaattccccatctgacactttctagctgtgtgatgccaGGCAAGTCACCGAATCTCTCATGGTTCAAGGCAACTAAGACCATGTTGCAGGGCAGGAAGAGATCTGCAAGTGGAACCTGGGAGGTCCATAGACCAATAAAACCAAAAGTccagtccctgtccctgtccctgtccctatcCTAAGATGAAACATGGATGCTAAGTAGATTTCACGTAACAAAGGTCAATTCAACTCAGCAAACCCTTTGCTGAGTGCCTCCCATGTGGAAAACACTGGGCTGAATTCTAGAACTACCAAGTTTAGCTTAGTAGAGGGATACGAAATCTACAAAAATGGTTACATTCTACGTCATCTTGTGATAATTGCTTGAAGATGTACACCTGCTCCCTCTCCCCCGTCAAGTGCCACCTGAGAGAGGAAGATCTTTCCAGACCGGGGTGATAAGGGAAGGCCCCTTCTTGCATAAAGATAgaatttgagttgggctttaaagtctgattaagaaatggaaataaggtcagaagaaaaatcaggaatAACTGCTTAACTGAAAAGATCAAGAGGGTGCATAAGAGCATGATAGCCCTGTCTTTGCTTTGGCCAAGGTCACTGCCCAAGATTCCACAGCATGAGAGCTGTATCCCTGGGTACAAGTGACTGGTGTTTGGAATAGTGACAGTTGTTCACAGACAAAGG
This Trichosurus vulpecula isolate mTriVul1 chromosome 2, mTriVul1.pri, whole genome shotgun sequence DNA region includes the following protein-coding sequences:
- the LOC118839505 gene encoding group IID secretory phospholipase A2-like is translated as MQLVLLWIVLITSGSMAPSQGSLMQLSKMIKQATGKSAVFSYLNYGCHCGPGGKGQPQDATDWCCKIHDCCYQRLKQQKCDVLVDRYNYNYTDGDIQCCEGSQCKKQICWCDKEFVLCLQRNLDSYRKRYRFFRKALCQDENPEC